Sequence from the Penaeus vannamei isolate JL-2024 chromosome 41, ASM4276789v1, whole genome shotgun sequence genome:
gggcCGCTACAAAAATCGGCGGgtggagcttccccggagtctgtccgtcAGCCCAGCCATGCACCGCTGCTGCGTTGAAGcgcagccccgatacagcgtTACACTGGCGGGCCGCCCGGCAATGTAGATTTTTttcggtgtctcatatatgtgacacccagAACGAATGGgttaaaatgtacacatacaaaaactgagttatatgacaatgatactgatgatcatgAAATGCTGGACAATAACAAacgggaaataaataaatgaaaacaatatgaaacaaacaagtaaaacagTGTTATAATATTACCCATGTTACAACAGCAATCTAGCTAAAAAACTGATGATAAATGccatatttttattactttacaATATGAAATTCCAATGCCATTAACTTACCCAAGACATTTATATTATTCACTTATGAAAAAACACTCCATTTGATCTGTATGGTCACATCTAAAGACACCAAACACACTAAAGATATTTGAGACACAaaactccctcccctacctctatcAGTTCtaattcctcatttcccctccgtGTTCACCCACCTCCCTAAAACCATTAACTTCATGCTATCCATTCACCTCCAACCATTTCTACTAAAGCAAATGCCCACAGATGGGTATACCTTGAGAATGTCCAGCCTAGCCTCCTCATTGGGTGCAGGGAACTCGATCTTGCGGTCAATACGCCCAGGACGCAGGAGGGCTGGATCCAAGATGTCAATACGATTGGTAGCCATGATAACCTGCAAGCAAGtaacaaaagcaatgacaataaaattgcaatttccattatcattacgttCATTATCAACTGTTATTACAAtaactttattaatttatttcttattgttctcAATGCACAATATCATCATCTtgtatatcattaccatcatcattagcccTATGTTTACTTTAATCATTAGTGGTTTCTTACTTTAATGTTCTTAGTGGCCTCAAAACCATCAAGCTGATTGAGGAGCTCCAACATAGTCCGCTGCACCTCTGAGTCACCTCCGCTGCCAGACTCAATCCTAGATGATCCAATGGAGTCAATCTCGTCCATGAAGATGATAGAGGGTGCGTGTTCACGGGCCATCACGAACAACTCTCTCACCATACGTGAGCCCTCCCCAATGAATTTCTGTACCAGCTCAGAGCCTGACACACGGATGAATGTGCAGTCTGTGTGGTGAGCCACAGCACGGGCCAGCAGGGTCTTACCTGGAAGAATGATCAGACTGGTTAAGGGACTGGCTTGGGGTTTAGGAgcaaggagaggagtggaagaaaaagggatacaaggaaagaaaaagaaaaaatcagtatTTGCTTAATAAATATACCAAAATACATAGGTCTTGGCAGAAGGAAGAGGACTCAGGTAGTAGCagtaggatggaagaggaagaagacctgAGCAGGAGCAGTaggatggtggagatggagatagagatggagatggagatggagatggagatggaggagaaagaggagcaataaaaatacaaatttcgaataataacaaatcaataaagcTAAATTCCAGAAATCATAAGTTTATAAACAAGAGCAACGATTCAACAGGCTAGTGTGCATACCTGTGCCTGGGGGCCCATAGAGCAGCACTCCCTTGGGCTGGGCAATGCCAAGAGCATCAAAGAGCTCAGGGTGCTTGACAGGCAGCTCAATCACCTCCTTGATCTCCTTGATCTGCTTGTCGAGGCCGCCCACCATCTCGTAGGTGGAGTCAGGCaccttctccaccatcatcaaGCTCACCAAGGGGTCCACCTGTTGGGGAATGAGGCCCaggctgagtaaaaaaaaaatccaccctaCCTCTCTATGCATTTTCCACTTTCCAGTAAACATATCATAATTGTAAAACTAAAATGAGTCGGAGACACGAATCTAGTTTTTATCTTACTTTCCCATTACTTAATTTATAGCATCACATTAATTTTGCCACTGCATATTTGTCCAAAGGCAGATCAGCATAGTCAATTATTTTGCCAGATAATGCCAATAAAAGTTTTCAGTGTGGACAAAAAATTGTGAAGTAAGATGACTCGCTAAATGTTTTGATTGAAGACATTATTCATGATGAGGGTTTTGAAACAAATAATTATTAAGTTGAGATATAATTAACTGTCATTTACTCATTCTCATCTTATCAACATGTTCTCTCCCTTTTTGCATGTCACACTGCCTCTCATGCATACAACATTCTCATCCTATCCTATTATTAGATCATAAGCAAAGGACTGGCTAGGACACTGCGGTCTGACTTTTACCTTGTTGGGCAAGATCTTGTGCAGCGTGTAGGAGTCATTGCGCAAGGCAACACGTGCGTTAGCTGTGACCTGGTTGATGTCAATGTTCTTGTCAAGGTCGACCACGAATTTGCCCTCAGGATGTACCTTGACCAGGACCTTCTTCTTGTCCATAGGCTTCACAACCTCTCCAACATAGGACCCCTGTTCCTGCAGCAGCTGCAGTTCCTCTCGCAGAAGGCGCACTGAAGTTCAAGGCATTAGtttagaaaacaaataaaataaaaatataaaaaaatgtatataaacagtGAAGAATGTAAAGCATATAGGATTTAAAGGCATAAATTAAATGGGGAAAAATCCAATAACTGTTTTATTAATAAATTCGACTGGTATTTATTCTTAACCCATTAATATTTCTTGATAAACTTCAATCTAtcataaagaaggaggaggaggaaaaagaatgactgaaggaaagaaggaaggaggaagagagggaggaataggtagaggtaggggggaaggaggaggaggaggagattggaagaagtagaggatgtggaagggggagagcaggaggagaaggaggaggaggtggttgtagggaggaggaggaggtggttgtagggaggaggaagaggaggaggaggaggtggtagtagggaggaggaggaggtggtggtggtagggaggaggaggaggtggtggtggtagggaggaggaggaggtggtggtggtagggaggaggaggaggtggtggtggtagggaggaggaggaggtggtggtggtagggaggaggaggaggaggaggaggaggaggaggaggaggaggaggtggttgtagggaggaggaggaggaggaggaggaggaggaggaggaggaggagctggtagtagggaggaggaggaggtggtggtggtagggaggaggtggtggtggtagggaggaggaggaggtggtggtggtagggaggaggaggaggaggaggaggaggaggaggaggaggaggaggaggaggaggaagtggggagggaagaggaagtgggaagtggggaaaggcaggagaaggagcaggaggaggaggaagaggaggtggaggaggaggaagaggaagtggggaaggaggaggaggaagtggggaaggaggaggaggaggaggaggaagtagggaaggaggaggaggaggaggaggaggaggaagtggggaaggaggaggtgtaggaggaagtggggaaggaggaggaggaggaggaggtgggaaaggaggaggtggaaatggaggaggtggggaaggaggaggtgggaaggaggaggtgggaaaggaggaggtggagaggcagaggaagtggggaaggaggaggtggagaggcagaggaagtggggaaggaggaggtggagaggcagaggaagtggggaaggagggggtggaaagacagagggaagaggagatggagagggggagggaagagaaggtggagaggcggagggaagaagaagaggaaaagagaagagtttggaggaggaggaggtagaaagggggagggaagaggaggaggaaaagagaagagtttggaggaagaggtagaaaggaggaggaggtggagaaggaggaggaggcaaggaggaataggaggaggcaaagagtaggaataggaggaggaggcaaggaagaggaataggaggtggtggcaaggaggagagagggagggaggagcaggaaaagaagagaagaatttggaggaggaggaaaagaagagaagaatttggaggagaaggaagaggcagagaagaaggatgatgatgagcatgaagaggaggaggaggagaagccaaaggcagaaaggaaataaaaatgccACCAAGATAGACCAAACCCCCTCCATCTCATGGGCAAGGAGAAGCATCAGCCTCACTGACCCTTGGCGTTGAGCTCATTCCTCTGAGCCTGAAGTCTCCTCAGGTCCTGCATCTTCTCCGAGATGATGACCTGGAGGTTCTCTGTCTTGTGGGTGTAGTAGGGCTTGTATCCCTCGCCCTTCTTGGCCTCGACCTCCAtctggaaagagggggaggaaacgaGTCAGTAACTTGCGGCCGGGCTTCCTTCCCCCCACTGGCGGCTTGGGCAACTGGGTCAATCCACGAGGCAGGATGAATCAATCAACGCGCTTGGTACGCAAATATTTCGTTGGGAATCTAATCAAGGCGCTGTATGGCTGTGGGATGCATCTGGTTTTCCCCTCATCCTTGCCCTCTCTCATCATATGGCTTCTGCACATGCTTCTCTTTCCTGGGAATGACAACTACTGATTGAAGGATCTGCTGGCATTCAAGATTCAATTGTAGGCATTAAGATTAAGTGGCACACCTACAAGTAtgtcactcacacatgtacacattcgcATATGCACACACTTCTGATGGCAAGCAGATGCATACATCTGCctagttttaaaaaataaatagatattataatgCATTTTTAATCTATaatttcttatccttattccctGACATCTAAAATatatgtgaccccccccccccacacacacacactcacactcacacacacacacttattaacTTAAGCACTTAAGCTTAGTTTTCAAAtctcatcaatacacacacacaatcacacttatttactcactcattcattcatttattcactcactcactcactcacacccacactcacttaTCAACTTCAGCTTATTTTTCAAGTCACATCAAATTTGGCATCAATGGATTCCTCATAATGTCACGGGAGTATCCATAGTGGTTTTAGTTTTTGCTgagtaacaaaagcaacaatacaaGCCCCAATAAGTGTGGATTGCATGAGGTGGGAATGGAAAATTGTAGCGCCAGATCAcacactatttatatatttatatcactgtTAGCGAGCTATGAACCTTTAATTAACAGGAAATCTCATTTCATACCTACTACATTCACTCACAGAGGCCTGACCAATGAGAGGAGACTAGGGTTTGCAATGCATTATAATAACTTTTAATCTTGACTTATTCTTTTATACTTTATTCATTCACAAGAAAACCACTCCACATCTTTGCACCGATAGATGGGGAGGGTATGAGGAAAGTGGTTAGGTTATGCTGTATTCATATACTTCTTGTCATTGTTAGAAGGTTCCATCCCTGAAACACCCCTATTCCACCAAAATCTTAGCTGCATCTAATTGGCAAGACAGATACCAATTACTTCTGCTATGATCGTTAGCAAACACCACTAAAAGTCAATTAATGCCAAATTTGATGGACTGTAAGAAGTGAACTGGTTCtataaaaatac
This genomic interval carries:
- the Rpt6 gene encoding 26S proteasome regulatory subunit 8 produces the protein MGTAEKMEVEAKKGEGYKPYYTHKTENLQVIISEKMQDLRRLQAQRNELNAKVRLLREELQLLQEQGSYVGEVVKPMDKKKVLVKVHPEGKFVVDLDKNIDINQVTANARVALRNDSYTLHKILPNKVDPLVSLMMVEKVPDSTYEMVGGLDKQIKEIKEVIELPVKHPELFDALGIAQPKGVLLYGPPGTGKTLLARAVAHHTDCTFIRVSGSELVQKFIGEGSRMVRELFVMAREHAPSIIFMDEIDSIGSSRIESGSGGDSEVQRTMLELLNQLDGFEATKNIKVIMATNRIDILDPALLRPGRIDRKIEFPAPNEEARLDILKIHSRKMNLTRGINLRKIAEMMPGASGAEVKGVCTEAGMYALRERRVHVTQEDFEMAVAKVMQKDSEKNMSIKKLWK